TTTTAAGCTTCACTCCAAGGAATAATTTTTCTTGAGCTCTCATGCTCATGCCATCAAACCATGACTTAAATCATATGAATatcttaatattttaaataattagttAATTAATTACCTTCAAGGTGACAACATTCCAAAATTACACAGGGAGAAAAATAAGCTCAGAAAAATCATATAATGTTGTTTGAAAAGTAGTATATAAAGTCAATGAATTTTTATATTTGTCCCTACAGACaatctaaaatttttatgaatatctttcaGCTAATATTTATCAGTcgattttgatttatattgactaataaataataataataataataatttacacTTACATCTTTTGAAATATAGACAAATATTAAGCTATTACTAATCATAGTTATCACTTAATTAATAAGTAAAATATTAAGCTCCTAAAATACCATTTAGTATCAATTTCAATTTTGTCATCGTTAATCGATAGAGATTAACtaaaagaagaagagaatatTTGTCAGCTTAAATTAAatggaaaatataaaaaaacactAACTTGGGAGGGATATTTGTACAAATATGTCGTCATCTTAAGGAAGAAACGGCGTGCAGTGTAATATTTGGATCCtccgagagtttttttttttgtcggtATTCATCAGTTAGTCCAGCAAGTGTTCGATCAAATTCCCACGCCATTTTGCGCTCGTTGCCGACCCACGCTCCCTCCTCCGAGTCATCCTCTTCCCCCTCCTCGAGCGACAGGACGCGGATCGTTCCCCCGGCGGTGCTCGGGGTCGCTGCCGTTGTGGCGGCGGCGTGAGCAGCAAGTGTCCGATCAAATTCCCACGCCATTTTGCGCTCGATGGCGAACCACGCTCCCTCCTCCTCGAGCGACAAGACTTGGATCGTTCCCGCGGCGGTGCTGGGGGTTGCTGCCGCTGTGGCGGCGGCCTCCTCTCCTGGCTGGGCAAGTACCGGAGCCGGGTGGTAGGGATCATTCCCGCCCGTTTCACCTCGTCCCGCTTCCCCGGAAAGCCCCTCGTCCGGATCCTTGGCAAGCCAATGATCCAGGTTCATCGGTAGAAACACTCTTGATCTCGGGCTTTCATCGTAAAAACTCTCTTGTTTCTTGGGTTCTAATTGCAGTTTAAAATCAGAATCTATGTGTGCAAATATGTTGGTTATTCTTTGTTGTCAGAGAACATTGGAGAGAGCAAAGTTGGCGTCCGCTTTGGATCGCATTGGTAATTTGCCTTCAAATTTATTTACTTGATTCAAATATAACGAATGTTTAGGCTAGTTTCGTAGAAGGCAGCGTGATTTCTCTTGCTTGTGTTAACATGCTAGCGGCCACTTCTTCCTCATTCTTGATTAAACATCAGCTTAGGTAGAAAATTTCACGCATGATAAACTATAGTTGTTCCAAATTTTATAAAATCTCTAGAATGGACCAAATAGAAAGGTAATTGGCATGAATTGTTGAGAAGAAAGGAGATTTACTTATGCCATCAGAGCTTTGTTTATTgctaatcattttaaaattttgtttattggACCATACATCTAGGATTTTTACATACTTATTGTATTATTACCAAAACACCTTTCGCAATTGTTTCCTCCAAACAATCTGTTTATGCCTTGGTATATGACATCATTGTTCTTGCAGTTGTGGCGACAGACAATGAGAAGATTGCAGAATGTTGTAGAGGATTTGGAGCTGATGTGATACTGACCTCAGAAGAGTGCAAAAATGGTTTTTTTTTCTGTGTTTCATtctctttattttattataacATAATTACTGTTGTTCATTGATTTTTGAGAGCTGATTAGATCCGCAACTCAAATTTACAGTTAGATTGTGAAGTGTTGCATTGTCCAACTAATTTCAGGAACAGAACGTTGTTATGAAGCCCTTCAAAAGCTTGGGGAAAACTATGACATTGTTGTCAATATCCAGGGAGATGAGCCTCTTATAGAACCATAGATAATAGATGGTGTTGTTAAATCTTTGCAGGTATTTAGTTGCTTTTCCATGATGTCTTTGTATGTCTTCCTATTCTTCAACTTAATTCTAGATTCCATGCATCATCAAATACAAATTATTTGAAGGCAAGTATATATTCCATTCAACGTAGGCTTGTCACACTTCCTTCACCAGGCAGATGTTTCAACTGAGTGGTACTTACTGTATCCTTTTCTGCAATGACAGAACTTTGTGATAATTATAAAAGATAACCAAAAATATACTTCCATCAAGTTCTTTATCTGGTAAAATTCTAGAAAAATCCTAAACAGCAATCTAGTGTATCTGACATGGATGAATTGATGATGTCTATGCAGAAATTACATTTTAGCACATATTTTTATGCTCTTGCTTATACTTTCTGAGATTGTATTGAGAACAGATCAATATGACGCAATAGAAAGACATGACACTACTGGCACGTCAGCTACATTTCAAGGAACCTGCACTATAGTTAGGTTGATTTATTCTTCACAAGTCTGATTAGAGAAATCACCAATAATCTTTCCAAAGATCTTATACTTGTATTACACACTCTCCGAGCTAATCCAATATGATAAGCTGTTCCAAATATGCATTGGGCAACTCTTTGCCTGACTTCTGGccattaattttctttttctcaggTTTACATCTTTGAGCATAATGCAAGGTGTTGTTAGTTCCTCCATCTATGACCTAGCGTTGAATGATTATGATCTGCTGTTGTTACAGTAATTGAATTGCTGCTATAGGAAGAATCATTTGCAGGCTCTGCATGATATAATTTCTAGAATTTAATGGAACTCAATTTTAGAAAAGCACGTATCAGTCAATATTACTTTAAATACTAATGGTCTATGAATATTGCTGTTACAATTTGTTGAATCTACATAGTTGTAATTACATTACAAAAACATGCAAGGATTTACAAATGTAGACTAGTGCAAAGGTTTATTCTGAGATCTGCAAGACTTTATTTTCTCACAGATGAGAACATTCTTGGTTGACATATACTGTCTGCTTTTCTTGCTATTGACATAGTATGGACTAGAGCTTTCATCTCCAGTTTCATAGCCTGGTATTGTTGCTTTCATAATTTCATTTGCCTCCTTCAGACATCCATCCAAGTTCCCATAAACTCAGCTAAATTTATTGCCATTTTGAACCTCAGATTGTTTCTTTTATGTAACTCTGTTATACTTAGTTTCACTAAAGCACACTGTGTTCTGTAGGGATCTCCTGATGCGGTATTCAGTACTGCTGTTACATCCTTAAAACCTGAGGATGGACTTGACCCAAATAGGGTAAAGTGTGTGATTGACAGTCATGGTTATGCAATCTACTTCTCTAGGGGATTGATCCCATTTAACAAGTTAGGTTTGCTCATGTCACAATTTTGAATTCCTCATGACAAGATATCCTGGAACTTCTGATCCATACATTGCAATGATCATATGTTTGCATGATTCAGGTCCGGGATGGTTAACCCACAGTACCCCTATCTACTTGGGTATTCAGGTCCGTATGCCACTCATCTGAAAATGTTTATGTGCCCTTTATTATCTACAATTAGAAATGTTGcagtgtgttttttttttaacaaacatTTATGTTCCTTGTTCTACTGAGACTCCTAATGTATGGTATTTCTGTGTAAGCCAGAGCTTTGATTCAAATTTCTTAAGAATCTACCCGAGCCTCCCACCTACTCCCCTGCAACTAGAAGAAGACCTTGAACAACTTAAAGTTCTCGAAACTGGTTACAGAACGAAGGTACTTGCACATATGTCATTCCATATCATCTCAGGATTATATAGGGCAAAgttcattttttatttgttttaaaaGTGAGCATCTAAACTTCTCATATCATCTTTGGCATATGAACTGACTACGTTCCAGCTTTTATAATTAGTAAATAAATTTCTAGATTTGGTATATATCACTAGATTTACTCTGTGCAGTAGCTAATTCTTCTGACTTGTAGCAACATTTTTCATGTGATGTCACTAGAAAGTAGAAACCACCTACTTATGCTGGCACAAGATGCTCGCTCATGCACACGTCATGATCCTTGTTGTATGCTCATGTCATCACTAAAAGAAGCTGGCCTTAATAATTGTCTGTGTTTTCTTTAAATTATTTTGACACCAGTGCAACCCTTTGATTCATTTACCAGCTTAACTGATTAGAGCCTTTTTCCCTTTTGCATATGAAGCCCGTTGCCTCGGTGTGGAAGATTTGAGAATGAAAACATGAGTATACAATATTATTTCAACAATCATTTCtgagaaatatataatttttagaaCAAACCAATCATGTGGCAGAGTAGATGACCAATGCACTCATCTGAAATCTGATATAGATGGTCAAAAATAACATCTCGAAGAGCTTCTAAATTAACATTAGCATCTTCGAGATTAGATAAACTATAAGTTTCCAGCCAATGTTGTCATTTGATATTATAATAGTTCAGCAATGACTACAAGAAAATTTTGGCTATCGATTCAAGAGTTTAGCTGTCTTGCTGGTTCTTGATCAGTTAATCTCCATGATTCTGTATACAAGTATCGTATTAATTTCTTGAGATCGATTGGTGATGCACATCATGAGCATATGCCTACATCCTGGTATTAATTGGCCTTTCTAATTGAATGCCACCACTGGTGTTTCTTTTGTTCTGACTTCAATTTGGCTTGTTCTGATACAGGTAATCAAGGTTAACCACGATGCTCATGGTGTTGATTCTCCCGAGGATGTTGATAAAATAGAAGCATTGATGCGAGAAAGAAATATATCGTAAGAGTTATAATGAGACGACATGAACTCGACGATGATGcttatgaggtatggaagctacgTGTTTTTCATATCACCTTGTTGATCTTGCAAGATTCTTTCAAGTGTTTGCATGATTTGCATACTTTTAAGATACTGATGTATGAGTAGCATTTACTTAAACAAGGTTTGACTTGCAAGTTTTTGGATTCTTATCGGATTTGGAAAGATCCGAAAATATGAATCCGGATTGGAATATGATCCGACACCAGGTTCAAAAGCTTAGTCCAAACCAATTACGTCTTCTCTACGGCTTCATGTTCGGTACATCGAAACAAGGAGATACGAATACAAAGAGCGCACGATCTCTACTTATGCAGGCTTTTCTTCTTCCAAAGCTCACCGAACATGCGAACTCCGGCGgcccccttcttcctcctccttccggcCACCACCCCCTCCTCCCCCATGCCATCCCCGGCCATCAGCGCTGGACCCCATTCTTCGTCCCCGACGTCGCCGGGGACCAGTGCCGCGGCGGCCGCCTCGGCGGCCTTCCGCCACTGTTCCGTCTGCACCCTTAGCAGATTCATTTCCGCCTCTAGCACCGACTTCGCCCCTTCTGCCGCCTGCAGCTGCTCAGTTAGCAGCTCCTCCTTCGCCTTGCTCTGTTTCAGTTCCTCTTCCGCTGATCGCAGCTTCGTCATGAGCTCGGCTTCCTTGGCACGTGCTGCGGCGGTCGCTTTCGCGGTCTCCTCCGCTGCTCTCCTCTTGAAGAGCACGTTCTCTTCTAGCAGAATCCCCACCTCTGTCGTTTTCTCCAGTAGCTTGGACTTGAGTTCGACCATCTCAGTCGAGTCCGGAATTTCCACCCTCTTACACTGTTCTTCCTctgtcttctcctcttctttcgccgTTTCTGTCTCGGCTTCTTCAGGCTTGCTGACATCGTCTTTCTCTTGGATAATGGGCTCGGTCGGTGCTACTACTTGGAAGACGTCGTTGGTGTTCGGTGAATTGATGCTCTCCTCTTCGGTCTTCGCCTCCTGAGTGACTTCGGATATCTCATCAGAGTCCTGAGAAAGCAGAAGCTTCTCTTCTTCAACTGCTTTCACTACTGGGCTGGCGGCGGGCACTTGCTCCTTGGACATCTCGAGAGCTCGTTCCGCGTCGAGCTTCGCGGCTTCCGCCAAGGCCAGTCGGTCCCTTAGCCTATCGAGCTCCACCAGCGCTCTGCCGAGCTTGGTCTCCAGATCGGCGACCCTGGGgccgctcttcctctggatctacAGAAACGGTAGCCACAAGGACTGAATCATCGACGCCGAGATCAAAACGGACAgccacggggggggggggggggggggggggggggagctcACCTCGTGCAAGGTAGAACGAGGGGACTGCCGTTTCTCCGGTTTCACACGGCGATCGACTGCGGCCACCGCTGTGCGGTGGAGGCTGTTGACCTCAGAGTTGGTCTTCTGGTGGAGCGGCACACGCTGCGGCCGCCTCTGCGGCAACTCCGTTCCTCTGTTTCCCGACAAATGATCAGTAACTCCGAAATCAAAAGCCAAACACATGAATCTACACCCTGACATTACCTGGATTTCGACATTGGATTGAAGCTCAAAGCAGGAAAGTCTCGTCACAAGAGATCACCAACCACCTGCTTGCAAGAACAGATAAAGCTTTGGCTCGACAACCGATAACATCAACTAGGAAGACGGCAGAATAAATAAACAGAGGAGACAATTCAAATTTCAAACACTATCACGCCCACTCGACAAGAAGCAGAAATCTGCACCCCACACGCCACATTTAGATCCTGGCAATCTAACACCGGCACCGGTCGATCTGATCATTTTTACAGCATATCTCTACGAGATTCGAAGGTTTTCAACCCCAGCGTTGTGAGGCCAAACCATGGGAAGAATGCGAACATGGAGCGTCCCCATTCAATAAATTTCCTGCATGCTCGAGGCAGCGGACCGCACCACTACCTCATTAATTACTTGTGTCTCCAAATGGGAACATGTCCATTGCAGTGCCATAATTAGATATACAAAAGAAACCATGAGATCTACTGGTATATAGCAGAGAGGTGAAGCGACTCCCGAAACTAGAGGAAGAACATGCTTGCAGACCAGGAAAGATGAGCGTATCAGAGAAACtactaaggaggagaaggaggaggaggcttGAGAATCAAAATTAATTCTACTTGCAAGGGAAAGAAAGTTCCAACCAGAGAGCTTTACCCCACGCGGACCGATCTCCCGAAGCATCAACTCGAAAGCTTGTGGAGAGCGAGAGGTAAGCGAGGTGGAATTAATTCAAAGGTAAAATGGTGCTGTGAGATCCGTGCAGCGCGGATCAAAGGCGGAAGATCGACCCTCCACCCTCGGCCACAGTGTCTTTACCGTTTGGTACGGAAGAGCAGAAGCACTGCCCGTTTCCCGAGCCATGCGTTTGAATTAAAGTGAGAGCGAGAAAAGAAGGCGGAGGtcgctctctttctttctttcttctttgagcTGCTCACCTTCCCTGGAAAAGCTTTCTTTCGTTGGCTACTGACAGTgagtgagtgaggttggagaacggaCGAAGGGTGCTGCTGATGGACTTTTCAGTCCAGAAATAATATTAGTATGCtacctttttttttctatgagGTTAAAAATGTTTATAAATAATAGGTATTCCGAATCTTAAAGAAGCCAATCAGAGTGGATGAATCCCAAAGCATCTATGATCTCTGATCGATATCCGTTTGTGAGATGAATAATTTTGTTGATCATCAAACATGGCATTTGATTGTATCTCGTAAACTAAAAGACAGCTCGATTCCCAAGTTCTCGACGTGACATACATCTCTTTCCTCGCCGAAATCTCAacgcataataataataataatcataataataataatgatgatgatgatgacaagaaAAGCTTTAGAAAATGAGTCGCATAATAACAAGCACCACTTTTCCCTGGGAATCGCAAGACGTGTCCCGTTTCCCGACGGTCCAACCCACCGACCGGAACCGAGTCAACAAAGTCCACGATTGAAGGTCGCGAAGTCAGCCCTCGGCTGCACCTCCGGGCGCTGGCGCAGGAGCCACCGCTCGGCCAGGTACGAAGGGGACGGGTACGCCATGACGCAGGTGGTGCCACCGGCAGACGGGGTGGCGCCGGCGTGGGGCGCGCGGCGCATCTTACGGCGGCCGGCGCCCACTGGGACGTTGCGCAGCGTGCCCCCGGCCGTCCAGTAGCGGTGGCAGGCCCTGCAGAAGTGCCGAGGCTGGTTCACGTTGTAGTTGTtgaagtagcagaacttggtctCCTTGCTCTGGCACCGCGGGCACGGCAGCGCCACGGCCGACGCAGCCTCCCTGGCCGCCGCGGTCTCGTCCTTCGCCTCCTTCTTCTCCTTGGCTTGTGTGTCTTCCTTGAGGATCACTGCGCCGAACAACTTGATACTTGTTGCTTCGTCCACTTCGCCCATCATATTAGATAGTTAGGgagatctagagagagagagagagagagagagcgagagagagagagagggagctgATACAAGTAGCtaaaagagggagggggggggagtAGGGTATATAAGATGGGGCATGCACTCCCTTCTATGAGTGCCGTCTTAGGCAGATTGGATAGAGCAGTTCAAAGAATCTAAAGCAGAATTTTGTATGGAGAAAAGGCGACCTGTTGACAGCAAAAGTTCACCTCTCAAGCCACCATCTTTTGATGGGACAAGTCCGCAGTGGAGTACTTAATAAAAGTTTAAGCTGATAGATAATTTAACTGATAAAAGAATTCTCAGATCTTTATAAGATGCCGGAAGTAACTTTAAATGCTTTTCTTGTCAATTATTCGTTGATCTTTGTTCATGTAGACTGCACAAAAACAACTTCATAGAGACTTTATCGATGGTCCTTCTTCCAAACAACTTGCTTTATCCAAAGCCTTCTCAAGTGCTTTCCTGACTCATGTGGAAAAAATGTCTGCAAACAAACTTTAAGAACATGAAAAGAACAGTCAGAATTAAGTGCGTCAGATTCTACATTGAAAGCAAAGCTGGCTGGAACCAGGTGCAGTTAGCAACAGCTTTGGACTTCTCAGCACAATAGATTCACTGCCCCTTTTCCCCAACATCTCTTGAAATCCATGCTGCACAATCATTACTTGTGCCATCTGATTCTGGCAAAAGACCAGCAAAGTAGGGCCAGACGAACCGATGAAGGCCTGCTCGACGAGAGAAAGTTGGATCGGTATCACAGTAATTTACAACCATTGTTCAAAAGATTTCCACTTGAACAATTGAGgagctccctctctctctctctctctctctctctccttcggcCAGTTGGTGGTTTCCCACAGGATAATTAGAGGTCGCATCGTTGCTTTTCCTTTTAGATCGAAGAGCATTTGCTTTTCCCTGTGTTGCAAAAGCCTTCCCATCACTTAAAGTTGCAAGCGATTTGGTTGGAAAGGTCAC
The DNA window shown above is from Musa acuminata AAA Group cultivar baxijiao chromosome BXJ2-4, Cavendish_Baxijiao_AAA, whole genome shotgun sequence and carries:
- the LOC103980903 gene encoding interactor of constitutive active ROPs 1-like, producing MSKSRGTELPQRRPQRVPLHQKTNSEVNSLHRTAVAAVDRRVKPEKRQSPRSTLHEIQRKSGPRVADLETKLGRALVELDRLRDRLALAEAAKLDAERALEMSKEQVPAASPVVKAVEEEKLLLSQDSDEISEVTQEAKTEEESINSPNTNDVFQVVAPTEPIIQEKDDVSKPEEAETETAKEEEKTEEEQCKRVEIPDSTEMVELKSKLLEKTTEVGILLEENVLFKRRAAEETAKATAAARAKEAELMTKLRSAEEELKQSKAKEELLTEQLQAAEGAKSVLEAEMNLLRVQTEQWRKAAEAAAAALVPGDVGDEEWGPALMAGDGMGEEGVVAGRRRKKGAAGVRMFGELWKKKSLHK
- the LOC135608955 gene encoding dof zinc finger protein 5-like, with the protein product MMGEVDEATSIKLFGAVILKEDTQAKEKKEAKDETAAAREAASAVALPCPRCQSKETKFCYFNNYNVNQPRHFCRACHRYWTAGGTLRNVPVGAGRRKMRRAPHAGATPSAGGTTCVMAYPSPSYLAERWLLRQRPEVQPRADFATFNRGLC